ATCTCTCTACATGTActttttatccaaataaaaataattttaatatatatctcTACATGtactttttatcaaaataaaaataatttcaaaaactaaCTACCAATCTACTTGCTAAATCCTTGTGAATATGATAACTCTCATTCAATTTAACTACAATTTATTTGATGCATTTACCAATAGGTCActtaactaaataaattttttaagactTGATATTGTGTTATGTTAGTGATTTTAAGACTTCATCTCTATGGATAAAAtaccttgttttctttttaaggaATAGTAATAGGAAAACAGTCTGATGATTAGACAAAACTAActtctcacattttttttcttcttattttacatattttctgttgtttttctttactttgGTTGATGTTgttattatactattattttttttcataaggtttctattattataataacaattgTTGTATTACTGATTAAACGCTACGAATATTTCATTATCTATTTTAAGTGAAACCCCtcctttaataatatatttaagtgaAATCACTCCTgtaattttaatagtataataattaatattgattaattaaGGGAGTTAAAGAGTAAGACCAAACTACgtcttttaatataaatttgtaatataacaatttattgcattaaaattgattttgttaaaattattttaagtgatAAAAAAAGCTCATAGTTAATTTGAAACCGACTTTGGCAAAAGTGAATGGGCCAGGCCGGAGCATTTCGAGGGGCCCAGCAAAAGTCAGCCCAGAGCCCGTAAAGGTTTTTATGTCTAAAACTTAAATGAATCAAACTAAATTCAAAGAAGGAACTAGTTTGTTCCCACATTGCGAAGTTTCCTTCTCTCTGAAATTTCGAGGGTTTCTGTTAATTCTTCGTTTGGTGGATCAGCAATTCGGGAGCAGTTAGCCATGTTCAGATTCTGGTAATTCTTCTCTGCTCCCCTGAAACTCCAATTCGTTAAATTTTATCTACGTGCATCTCTCTTGGTTTAGATTAACGGAAAGAAATTGAAGGGGGAAAGGGATGCGATTAAATAGTTAATGTCCATTTTTTGAATTGAGAGCTCATTCCAATTGATTCCATGTTTTCAGCCATTTTTTCCGAACCGAAGAGTGATAAAAATGGATAtttctttctctgtttcttagaaatttattgttttctccTTTAATTTCTTCAACCCTCCACCCTGCAAACTCCGTCGGAGGAGACCATGGATAGACAGCGAGTACTTTATTTTCCCACATGGCTCCATTAGGATTGCACGCCATTTCCTTAAGATTAGATtacattaatttgtttttctttagcTATGAAGTAGAACAAGGATAATGATAATAAACTGAATTTCCAGCGTGATAGTGGTTAATAGCATATAAGAATTTCTGTCTTCCAATTATGCGCAGGGGATCACAAGAGCAACAATCACAGGATGGTTCCTCGCAGTCACAGTCGTGGTATCCACCATCAGTGGTAAGTTCACCAAGTTCGTCTAGGCCTGCTACACCGTCgggatcttcttcttcattaccGCAAAGGCCTTCTTCTCATGTTCCACCCTCCGAAGCCGCTGGAATCATTGCTGTTTTGAAGGACAAGAGGTTTGAGTTTTCACAGTTTATTTGCTATTCATAATCGTGTTCTATCTGATTTTTCAGATGAAAAATAGTTGGAGGGGTGTTCTTAGTTGGACAACTAGTATTTTCTAGTTACTTTGAAGTTGTGAACTGTTCCTGCTTTTGAATATGCTGatcttaattgttttttcttctcattataAATTGCAGTGTTGATGAGTTGCGGAAGCTTTTATCTGACAAAGATGCATACCAGCAGTTTTTACATTCGCTTGATCAGGTCAAGATTCAAACTAATGTAAGTTTCATATCTTCACTCCAATTTCTAGtggttttttattgaattcactgtAGTGCCACGGCCTTGGGTGCCTGGTCCTGGCTTTTTTCACTTCCACCctaatgaaaattttcatttggtCTATTGATAAGTGGTTTGAAAAGGTTGGGGGCTGTCCATAGTTTACTTAAAAACGATTTTCTTTTCGATGTTCTAATTTTGCAATCAATACTTCAGAATTTTTGTTCCTTTGTACTACACTAAGATGGAGTTCAGTTGCATGCAGCATTTCTCGGTGTCTGAGAGTGTGAATATTACTGATGTACTTGTTAAACTCTTGAGTTAACTCTTAAGCTATTATAGAGTACTATTCTaggtaaaaaaaatgagttaacTTCCTATCAAACACTTTTTTGGGAAAACTTTGGTGAACTCGTGTAAACTCTCAAACAGTGTTTTACCTGACTCAAatgatttaaagaataattgaaataaaaacaatttcctcatcaattagatattttaatttgataccCGAGACTACACAATGCTTTAAGTATCatgtcaataattaaaaatgaaagctGATGGCCCAAAGTCAAAACATGTTTTGTCTTGCAAATAAGGCACAGATTGCTAAAGTAAAAGTAGATACTAAACTGTTATTTAGGTTAGTATTTTCTAATCCGCTAGATGCAACCGTACCTGAGTGGAACAAAAGTTAGAACTGCAGTTTGGCTCAATTTTCCTACTCCACTCACTGTTTTCTGCCATTTTGACCAAAAACCTTCACGCCTAAGCGATGACCCTTGCGGACTGAGGCCTTGGAGTACTTCTCCAGATTGTGATTGTTGCTTTCAAGTCCAATTCATGCCCCAAAATGATTTGTTCTTCAATTTGTATTACCAGCTTCTTGACTCGAATTATTTTCATTGTATTGAGAATTGTGTCATACTGATAAGCATGATTAAACGTGCTGATTATAAAGCTTAACATCTGATGACAGTTGATCTTCTTCCTACGCAAGTCCAACTTTTTCGATAACTCTTAGAATTTTACGATTTTACACAttagaagagattgaagaatcCTGAACCGCAGTCATGTTTGGGTTGGTGGATTGTGTCCAAATGCATAAGTATGGTAGGATTTTGTGACTTGGCTAACTCAGGAAGTAGACGTAAAATAGCAGCATGGTAGAGCTGTGTAGtcaataattcatttaaatgaaaatcaGCCTAAACTCATAAACCCATCAGAGATTAAACCTGGTCTTAATTGTCACGCTGCATTTAAAATGGGTTCTGTGTGATTGTTAGATGTGAAATTTGACTCTTGTAATTGGGTGTGATTCCATTCTTTTGCCACTGGATGCATTTGTTGTTGTTACTGGGTGTTTCTGCCATTGCCTCTTCCTGAAACCTTAATTCCGTTGTTTCGGAATGGCCTTAATCTTGTTTATGCGCTTTCAACTGGTGGTGCTGTAGATAGgtttgaatataattttcttatttaattgaatattctTCAAACGTGTTGCCAAAAAGTGTGGTAAGTGACTTGtatctaattatttatttaatgaaaatgaaaaagaaatattaacaTTTTCTATCTGACCAATATTTATGTTACTGTAAGACAGATGTCTTTAAATTcgtaagttttctttttaatagtttaaatatgAATACTCTATTGTTTTATGTTAAATCAAGGGTTGATTGTTCAGTCAAAATGCTCctaaaaaattttagaaaaattaaaattttgcatGTTTTGAAGGGTATGtaatttaaaagataagatacaaaacgaaaaaaaaataataaatgtaatagtGATGTGGGATATTGACTTTTTATTTTGGCTTATTGACCTGATCAGCTGAAAGATGAACTTTGCAAGGAGAATTTGCAGCTTGCAGGTgagatatttaactttttttatttgatatgttGCCATTAAATGGTCGGCCTGCTGTTAAATTGTTGTAGAGCCTAAACTATTGCCTTCTACAGAGGAAAATCTTCAAAAGGAGCCTCGTATCATGGAACTTAGGAATCAAGTAAGAACACAATCCtattattagtttgatttttctttcgaACAATTGCTGATTATTAAAGTTACTTCTTCCTCCTATGGAAACAGTGTAGAATAATTCGGACAACTGAGTTAGCTGCCGCTAAAGAGAAACTAAATGAGCTTGAGaagcagaaagaagaaatgtTGAAACTGAATTCACCATCGTCTCTTGTCCAGAGGATTCAAGGTGCGACTTAAAATTGTAGTTTGCAACAATAGTTTTggttatatcaattttattactATTGAGACAAAGGGTAGGTCTATATATGATAAACCATATAATATTTGCAGAGTCTGCGAATAAGACTGAAGAGGAATCTGACAATCTACACCAGCATTTCCTTGACGGAGAGATCGATCTTGGGGGTTTCTTGCAAAAGTACAAGAAGCTACGTACCACTTACCACAAAAAGACTCTCATACATCTTGCTGCTAAAACATCAACTGTATGAGCgccaattaaaatattaagaaagtaACTTGTATTGGCAAGTACATATTTGATTTTTGATTCATTATTGTCAATAGTTGATATTGGTAAAGGATACTTGCCACCTATTATACAAAGTTGCGGTCGCTGGGATACAGCAATCTACTATTAATGAGATTCTTCGTATATGTACAGCCTGTGATTGTTCATTCCAGTCACATTCTCGAGTGGTTTCAACGCCAGAGATGAGGTATGTACTCGTATGCAGACCTTCAACACTATTTGTATGAACTCAGTACATGCCAAGATCACCATCGCTGATATAGGATTTTACTGTTGTgttgtaaaatataaaacgaATTCTCGTATTCTTTGGGAGCAACTACAAGTTTATCAGAAACTATTTTATGTTAAGCCCTTGCCAACATTTTTCCcgattcttcattttcattctttttgttaTGATGGATACACCAAGatgagaaaacaaaaggaaagagcCTTCAATAAAGTTGTGATTGTGAAATTTATTTTGGACATGAGAAATGCTCATTTTATATTTGTACGAAGGagcacaaataatttttttcgcCGTTGTCATCAAATTTTAGGTTGAGATACACATCTGTTGCAAAAGTAAATAAGtgataaacaataataataatttgtattgaAATTAAGCAGAGTGAGTGTGGCCATTAATTAGTAGTAGCCTCCTGGACCGTGGTGATCTTGAGGTTCAGAGTCAGAGACCTCAGTGTCTGGTTTATCGCACATAGGAGTGGTGTAATAAAAATGGTTGAGCATGTATTTGATGAAACTGCGATACATTGATGTAGGATTGTTGAGCTTGACACCAGACTTTCCACCACCGAAGTCAGTGGGGATGTTGCAAACGTTATCTGGAGAAGACACCAACCTCACGGAGCATCGTTTTGTATCCAATTCCTTGCCATAGACATACTTTTTCACACTCAAGCCGTATTGCCCTAACTCATCTGTTGTGTCACTTGTATAGTACACAACCCTGCTTCTCTTGTCCATGCATGTTAGGGACACCTTAACTCCTGTCAGTACATGCGGtaaatatgaatatgaatatgCGATGTAGGAAAATATTAGAATGATATTTGCCACAATACCTTTCATAGGTCTGTCACCATTAACCCATTCGTTCCAGCCCTGGGTGCAGTCCTGGCACATCACTTTTCCACCCACGTAAATCACTGCTGATTCATCCAAAGCTGAGGAGCAACCCACCAGCAGTGAGGTAATAATGATCATCAAAGCTCTTGGAAATCCCatctcttcctctctctctcttttgaTTCATAGGGATATATGGCTGAAagaagtaaatatatataacaagcCATGTGgttgaatttttgacaaaagtGGAAGGGCACTACTACACTATCCGCTTATGACGTGCACCCCACTACCCTACTGCAACATTAATTTATCATATGAACTGATTATCATATTGATTAAGGCtaaacattttccattttctatttatttatagaaatgGAGTAAAATTGACGAGTCTAGTTAGGATTATtgctttgttttatgttttaaaatttagaaaatgaagatgaaacTTATGTATGACCATCTACAGAGACGAATTTAATACCTTGGGAAACGGATTGacaaagaataatttattaggGACAGAGATTGTTACAGCACTTAGACGATGATTAAAGTCAAGTGATGAATGAGTTGATACGTCATCCATTGATATAAGattcaaatacaaagaaaactCATTCTCTTTCATAGATGCTCTGACTTCATTTAATAATatccaagtttttttttttgaagaagtttctttaataacttttttttttttacaatgtatACATGAGAGGttgtgattggttcgtttcaaataattttttaaaataaatttaaacagaccaataaaatgatgacatatgtcctattgtcaaaaagttgttaaaaaagagttgttaaaatatcatagtgcaaaatttttttacaataagatAATATGACTATTTATAGGAGAAATGTTATTTGTTTCTTGTCTTCCATTATTCATGCCCCTATTTCTTATTAGACTTAataaacctaaataaaaaaaaaatagtattggTACATACttttacaaatgaaaaaatacaataaaaataaacttttaatttctgAAACTTACACTTAAACTTTAATCTATTagcaaacattttatttatttaagctttaaaactaattaagatATTTCCCGTGTACTCCAAGTAAGGCCGCCGTGATATgttatagtaaaattaaaaaagaaagaaaaacactcTAGACTACTTTTAGCACCGATGGAAaaccaaaattatttatatgtataaataaagagattgcatatttttgtgttttcacCTTCGTTATACTGTTTTATCCTTTAATTAGAACTAGTCATTAGTATCCTTTAATTATTCTCTAAATTaccaaaactttatttttttaataactctaTAAATCGcttaatatgtatattttttcatatcatCATATCAAATTAGTTGTattaaacttttgaaagataataatcataattactTTCACCATCAACCACGCCACTATGTTAGGAGCAACCTTATATTATCTTCTATGTCTGCATTCGTCTTCATTTGACGGCACCCCTTCCTcttcatattattaattatgccttcggtaaatttttataataattattgttcatcatgttaaaaataacttttatggTTTGCGAATACAAAAAGTTATTTATCGACATTtatcaaatatcaattaaacttcaaaaacacgaatttaatttaaacaaattggTGTTTAGGACAGAATTATGATTATGGATACATTAAATGATCAATTACACTTATccaacacaaaaacacattacgtgataaataaaaataggtgGAGCAGGTTGCATGGAAGGAATGCATGCACGATGTAGCTTACAACCAAAATAAGGAATAGATTGTTTGCATGGTGAAAGAAAGAAGTCGATGCCAATATCTCTATTAATTCCATTCCATGCATCgtaaaacaaaaccaaatagATACAACATCAAAGAACCTTGTACCTGTCCAATTCCAGCCACAATAACCTGCGTGTTCCACCGGAAGAAGGGAGGAGAACGAGGAAAACACCACCACCAGGTTTCCTCCTCTCTCTTCCAATATCATACATACGTAAACTTACCCTAAGCTAAAACCTTCAACAATGAAGATCCTCCAGAAAGATTTCGCCATCAATCAAACCGGAACTGCGAAGCTCATGGCTGAAGAACCCGACGACGTGTGGGTCCTCTACAACCTCATCCTCCCCGGTGACGTCGTTTCAGCCGACACCACGCGCAAGGTTCACCACGATTCCTCCACCAAGAAAAACACAGCATCACGTGTCAAGCTCACCCTCCACCTCAAAGTCACGTGCCGAGACTTCCACAAAGACTCCTCCACCCTCCGCCTCCAAGGCCGCAACCTCCACCACAACCAACACGTCGCCGCAGGCTCCTTCCACACCCTCTCCCTCGAACCCAACAAACCCTTCCTCCTCCGGAAAAATCTCTGGCAAAACGACGCCGTCCAAACCCTCAACGACACCACCCGAAAAGAACGTACCAAATCAAATTCCACTTCCATTCCCGACCTTGCTGTCGTTCTTTTCCACCCGCACCGCGCCGAGATCCACCTCGTCGCAGAAGGAGACAATACGCACTGCACCAAGGTCGAAGCCTGTCCCAACTCCAGGAAAAACGGAAAAGTTTCTTCGTCCGTGTTTTTCCGCCGAGTGTTGGCGGCTTTGGTGAAGCGCGTGGATTTCAAGGTTTTGAGGGGCGTTGTGGTGACGAGCGAGGAGTTTCGTGCGTTTGTGGTGTCGGAAGCGAGGAAGATGGGGATACGGTGGATCGAGGATAACAAGACGAGCGTGGCGGTCGTGGAGGATGGTGATAGTTTGGAGAAAGTTTTGAGTGATCCGGCGGTGACGGGGTTGGTGAAGGACAGCAGGGTTATGGCGTTTAGGGAGTTGTGGGAGATGGTGTGCAACGATTCGGGCCGCGCGTGTTATGGAGCCGAGGAGGTGGAGCGTGCGAAAGAAATGAAAGCGATTGAGACACTTTTGATTACTGATGATCTTTACAGGAACGAGGAAGTTGGTACGAGGCAGAGGTACGATGGTCTGGTGAAATCGGTGAAAGACGGTGGAGGAAAGGCTTTGGTGTATTCGCCGATGCATGTTTCGGCGTCGCAACTCTCGCAGCTCACCGGCGTTGCCGCCATTCTCCGGTTTCCTTTGCCTGATCTCGAAGTCCAAGATTGAAATGGTGCTAAATAATTTACTGTTTTAAGAAACAGGGTTGTGTTGTACAGATTAActagttataattaatttgttggtTTAATTTGGTTAGTTGTCGATTAACTAGTTAATTAATCTGGTGCTGAAGTCAGGGGAAAGTGGATTGTCCAAGTTACGTGTAATGATTTGGGTTTGTGTGGTGTGTATGTAATCACgtgttgtatttgttgtttactTTGTGATCAGAAACTAGGAATGCATGTcagttcaaaaataattttattttagtatgaATAAATGACCAAGtcttttattttaccatttaaattaaaaaaagaaaagcaatcaAATATCACCACATTCTTGGTTGGATTAGATCCGACCTACATGCAAACAGATGtcaaatttaaacctaattgaAGCACGCAAGCTGATCCTGAAACAAAGAATAATTTGTGAGGTTGTATGTGTATTATCCTGTTCCTTctaattaatgatatattgcgtgaaatatgtttttaacgtgaaattttaatttcttgatatttgaaattttgatatattttatttttcaaattttaaaaataataaatatagttttttttttaaattaataatatcttaGACTGACGTTTAAACTAAagtttgttttgttaaattgatataaac
The sequence above is drawn from the Vigna radiata var. radiata cultivar VC1973A chromosome 3, Vradiata_ver6, whole genome shotgun sequence genome and encodes:
- the LOC106758001 gene encoding vacuolar protein-sorting-associated protein 37 homolog 1; this encodes MFRFWGSQEQQSQDGSSQSQSWYPPSVVSSPSSSRPATPSGSSSSLPQRPSSHVPPSEAAGIIAVLKDKSVDELRKLLSDKDAYQQFLHSLDQVKIQTNLKDELCKENLQLAEENLQKEPRIMELRNQCRIIRTTELAAAKEKLNELEKQKEEMLKLNSPSSLVQRIQESANKTEEESDNLHQHFLDGEIDLGGFLQKYKKLRTTYHKKTLIHLAAKTSTV
- the LOC106758002 gene encoding pistil-specific extensin-like protein; this encodes MGFPRALMIIITSLLVGCSSALDESAVIYVGGKVMCQDCTQGWNEWVNGDRPMKGVKVSLTCMDKRSRVVYYTSDTTDELGQYGLSVKKYVYGKELDTKRCSVRLVSSPDNVCNIPTDFGGGKSGVKLNNPTSMYRSFIKYMLNHFYYTTPMCDKPDTEVSDSEPQDHHGPGGYY
- the LOC106757353 gene encoding protein PELOTA 1-like: MKILQKDFAINQTGTAKLMAEEPDDVWVLYNLILPGDVVSADTTRKVHHDSSTKKNTASRVKLTLHLKVTCRDFHKDSSTLRLQGRNLHHNQHVAAGSFHTLSLEPNKPFLLRKNLWQNDAVQTLNDTTRKERTKSNSTSIPDLAVVLFHPHRAEIHLVAEGDNTHCTKVEACPNSRKNGKVSSSVFFRRVLAALVKRVDFKVLRGVVVTSEEFRAFVVSEARKMGIRWIEDNKTSVAVVEDGDSLEKVLSDPAVTGLVKDSRVMAFRELWEMVCNDSGRACYGAEEVERAKEMKAIETLLITDDLYRNEEVGTRQRYDGLVKSVKDGGGKALVYSPMHVSASQLSQLTGVAAILRFPLPDLEVQD